One region of Primulina tabacum isolate GXHZ01 chromosome 1, ASM2559414v2, whole genome shotgun sequence genomic DNA includes:
- the LOC142545154 gene encoding uncharacterized protein LOC142545154: protein MMLRSSSTPILGSLLSSFSESPNNYHHQSEYHGATVKHSTLQLGGSQKFSKFSLHSPSVGEIKATPDLSSKKGFRRVQSEGNLEDQLVDASYNVDEFGFSNQSFKKVGRKHGRSNLEAIPSILYRKMRTFDECDDNDEEYAEEEDDDFEAEESGNLFKVENLVLKEKRTDMIGYGGLKTEGDKGNMYLTAGLGVSDTTSLDGGGYVPGGGSGGSYKPVAFDRDGGDNQGVSMEEHYKRVLQENPGNPLFLRNYAQFLYQRKGEGDLRVAEDCYSRAILADPEDGEVLSQYAKLIWESQHDRERAANYFERAIQASSENSYIQAAYASFLWDAEDEGEGENNAAENTHVRPLIFQQGSMASATA, encoded by the exons ATGATGCTAAGGAGCTCTTCTACACCAATTCTTGGATCCCTTCTCTCATCTTTCTCAGAAAGCCCCAATAATTACCATCATCAATCTGAATATCACGGCGCCACCGTGAAACACAGCACACTTCAGCTCGGTGGATCTCAAAAGTTCAGCAAATTTTCGCTACATTCTCCTTCTGTCGGTGAAATAAAAGCAACCCCGGATTTAAGTTCCAAGAAAGGATTTCGAAGGGTTCAATCTGAAGGGAACCTGGAAGATCAATTGGTTGATGCTTCGTACAATGTTGATGAGTTCGGTTTCTCAAACCAGAGTTTCAAGAAAGTTGGTCGAAAACATGGCCGAAGTAATTTGGAGGCTATCCCATCTATCTTATATCGAAAGATGAGAACTTTTGATGAGTGTGACGATAACGATGAGGAGTAtgctgaagaagaagatgatgatttTGAAGCGGAAGAAAGTGGGAATCTTTTTAAGGTGGAAAATTTGGTTTTGAAAGAGAAAAGAACCGATATGATTGGTTATGGCGGCTTGAAAACTGAAGGTGATAAAGGGAATATGTATCTAACAGCAGGCCTTGGCGTTTCTGACACCACTTCTCTCGATGGTGGTGGATATGTCCCAGGCGGAGGTAGTGGTGGAAGTTATAAACCTGTTGCCttcgacagagacggtggtgaCAACCAGGGTGTGAGCATGGAAGAACATTACAAGCGAGTGTTGCAAGAAAATCCAGGAAATCCGTTGTTCCTCAGAAATTATGCTCAATTCTTGTACCAG AGAAAGGGAGAGGGAGACCTTCGGGTAGCGGAAGATTGCTATTCCAGAGCAATCTTGGCTGATCCAGAAGATGGTGAAGTTCTGTCACAATATGCAAAATTAATATGGGAATCCCAACATGACAGAGAGCGAGCCGCGAACTATTTCGAAAGAGCAATTCAAGCATCATCAGAAAACAG TTACATACAAGCAGCCTACGCTAGTTTTCTCTGGGATGCAGAAGATGAAGGCGAGGGAGAAAACAATGCGGCAGAGAACACCCATGTCAGGCCTCTAATCTTTCAACAGGGATCCATGGCTTCCGCTACTGCTTAG